A single window of Archangium gephyra DNA harbors:
- a CDS encoding glycosyltransferase family 4 protein: MSSFGIIYASFDRFPAPKGAAVHIRAFVEALGGAFGGLDLLAIGGEAGEPPPEGVRFHPMRAQGPDLIQQAMCFRGELAAWWRGRERASVVHVRSIFEGYPIARRKEQLTRHLVFEVNGLPSIELKYHAPAVAEDDELLRKLVAQEDVCLEKADLLLTPSAVTARHLESRGVAPGRIRVIPNGVDTGLFTYQPPRPWAERPVRLLYSGTMTSWQGVHHAIEACRLLRRDVPVLLTLVGPTRREQRRELLDLCGELVGEGAVEVLDALPQAELARLHHACDVVLVPLPPNDRNLVQGCCPLKLLEAMASGTPVVASDLPVVRAVAEHGVHALLVRPGSPKAIAEAVRALKADPALGVRMSEQGRAHVERDFTWARAQESLVAAYEEAFGMVRSSTRWSASASARA; encoded by the coding sequence GTGTCCTCCTTCGGAATCATCTACGCGTCCTTCGACCGATTCCCCGCGCCCAAGGGAGCGGCGGTCCACATCCGCGCCTTCGTCGAGGCGCTCGGCGGGGCCTTTGGCGGGTTGGATCTGCTGGCCATCGGAGGCGAGGCGGGCGAGCCGCCACCCGAGGGCGTCCGATTCCATCCGATGCGGGCCCAGGGGCCGGATCTCATCCAGCAGGCCATGTGCTTCCGCGGTGAGCTCGCGGCATGGTGGCGGGGGCGGGAGCGGGCGTCCGTGGTGCATGTGCGCTCCATCTTCGAGGGCTACCCCATCGCCCGGCGCAAGGAGCAGCTCACCCGGCACCTGGTGTTCGAGGTGAATGGCCTGCCCTCCATCGAGCTGAAGTACCACGCGCCAGCGGTGGCCGAGGACGACGAGCTGCTGCGCAAGCTGGTGGCGCAGGAGGACGTGTGTCTGGAGAAGGCGGATCTGCTCCTCACGCCGAGCGCGGTGACGGCGCGCCACCTGGAGTCACGCGGCGTGGCGCCGGGCCGCATCCGTGTCATCCCCAACGGGGTGGACACGGGACTCTTCACCTACCAGCCGCCGAGGCCCTGGGCGGAGCGGCCCGTGCGCCTGCTCTACAGCGGGACGATGACCTCGTGGCAGGGCGTGCACCATGCCATCGAGGCGTGCCGCCTGCTGCGCCGCGACGTTCCGGTGCTGCTCACCCTGGTGGGCCCCACGCGCAGGGAGCAGCGCCGCGAGCTGCTGGACCTGTGCGGTGAGCTGGTGGGCGAGGGCGCGGTGGAGGTGCTCGACGCGTTGCCGCAGGCGGAGCTGGCGCGGCTCCACCATGCCTGTGACGTGGTGCTGGTGCCGCTGCCGCCCAACGACCGCAATCTCGTGCAGGGGTGCTGCCCGCTGAAGCTGCTGGAGGCGATGGCCTCGGGCACGCCGGTGGTGGCGAGCGATCTGCCCGTGGTGCGCGCGGTGGCGGAGCATGGGGTGCACGCGCTCCTCGTGCGCCCGGGCTCACCCAAGGCCATCGCCGAGGCGGTGCGCGCGTTGAAGGCGGACCCGGCGCTCGGCGTCCGGATGAGCGAGCAGGGGAGGGCGCATGTCGAACGCGACTTCACCTGGGCCCGGGCGCAGGAGTCGCTGGTGGCGGCCTACGAGGAGGCCTTCGGGATGGTGCGGTCCAGCACGCGCTGGAGCGCCTCGGCCTCGGCCCGCGCCTGA
- a CDS encoding DUF819 domain-containing protein yields MTEPLVQSPMAVLTVLLAVLALLFYAERHPVVGRVFKVLPILVLVYFVPTLLSNTGVIPTKSELYGFVSAYLLPTSLVLQVLSMDLPAISRLGRSAVVLFLAGTVGIILGGPIAYLLLGWLVPAELGDQAWKGLAALSGSWIGGSANFVAIGQSIGTHDNTLSMLVVVDVGVSNMWTAVLLYFAGRELAMDTRMGADRRAIDVVREQMERFQASVLRPASLTDLVWILTLGFGTTVACTAVAKLLPDIGTIITGFTWVVLLVTTVGVAMSFTPLRKLEGAGASRVGMLFLYVLVMTIGARADFRRLMDAPALVAVGMVWMAIHAAFILGTRRLLRAPIFFAAVGSQANVGGAASASVVAAAFHPSLAPVGVMLAVAGYVLGTYGGLVCAVLLEQVYRILH; encoded by the coding sequence ATGACGGAGCCGCTCGTCCAGAGCCCGATGGCGGTGCTCACGGTGCTGCTGGCCGTGCTGGCGCTGCTCTTCTACGCCGAGCGGCACCCGGTGGTGGGGCGCGTCTTCAAGGTCCTGCCCATCCTCGTGCTCGTCTATTTCGTCCCCACGCTGCTGTCGAACACGGGCGTCATCCCCACGAAGTCGGAGCTCTACGGCTTCGTGTCGGCGTACCTGCTGCCGACGAGCCTGGTGCTCCAGGTGCTGTCGATGGATCTGCCGGCCATCTCCCGGCTGGGGCGCAGCGCGGTGGTGCTCTTCCTGGCGGGGACGGTGGGCATCATCCTCGGAGGGCCCATCGCGTATCTGCTGCTGGGCTGGCTGGTGCCGGCGGAGCTCGGAGACCAGGCCTGGAAGGGGCTGGCGGCGCTCAGCGGCTCGTGGATCGGCGGCAGCGCCAACTTCGTGGCCATCGGGCAGAGCATCGGCACGCACGACAACACCCTGAGCATGTTGGTGGTCGTGGACGTGGGCGTGTCGAACATGTGGACGGCGGTGCTGCTCTACTTCGCTGGCCGCGAGCTGGCCATGGACACGCGCATGGGCGCGGACCGGCGGGCCATCGACGTGGTGCGCGAGCAGATGGAGCGCTTCCAGGCCTCGGTGCTCCGGCCCGCGAGCCTGACGGACCTGGTGTGGATCCTCACCCTCGGGTTCGGCACGACGGTGGCGTGCACGGCGGTGGCGAAGCTCCTGCCGGACATCGGCACCATCATCACGGGCTTCACCTGGGTGGTGCTCCTGGTGACGACGGTGGGCGTCGCGATGTCCTTCACCCCCCTGCGCAAGCTGGAGGGCGCCGGGGCCAGCCGGGTGGGCATGCTGTTCCTCTACGTGCTGGTGATGACCATTGGCGCCCGGGCCGACTTCCGGCGGCTGATGGACGCGCCCGCGCTGGTGGCGGTGGGCATGGTGTGGATGGCCATCCACGCGGCCTTCATCCTGGGGACGCGGCGGCTGCTGCGTGCGCCCATCTTCTTCGCGGCCGTGGGCTCGCAGGCCAACGTGGGCGGAGCGGCCTCGGCGTCCGTGGTTGCGGCGGCCTTCCACCCGTCGCTCGCGCCCGTGGGCGTCATGCTGGCGGTGGCCGGCTACGTGCTGGGCACCTATGGCGGACTGGTGTGCGCGGTGCTGCTGGAGCAGGTGTACCGGATCCTCCACTGA
- a CDS encoding RCC1 domain-containing protein yields MRRWMLLPVGCLVVLAGCGVFSSRDVAASGNVTCFRTSVDRVKCWGGYHYRDFWGSSRFYGDSAPDSVPGVADVTRLAIGQRNGCSLDTKGKVECWVPDHDLELKQVSGLPKAEDLAGGEHQGCARVEGGRVYCWDWKSGANDQDFVATEVEGLSGVVQLAMGGLHTCARMEDGTVRCWGDNTDGQLGVSDMGRVTTPTPVPGLEGVAELALGTVHTCARMEDGTVRCWGNNSAGQLGGSGPATSTPTPVVGLENVAGLALGEKHTCVRFENGTVSCWGGNEHGQLGDGTTSSRSSPAPVKELSDVVKLTCGDNHACAQLEDGGIRCWGDGAQGQIGDGEFKDRTRPTSVNTASSTLIEE; encoded by the coding sequence ATGCGCAGGTGGATGCTGTTGCCCGTGGGTTGTCTGGTGGTGCTGGCCGGCTGTGGCGTCTTCTCCTCGCGGGACGTGGCGGCGAGTGGCAACGTCACCTGCTTCCGCACCTCGGTGGACCGGGTGAAGTGCTGGGGGGGTTACCACTACAGGGACTTCTGGGGGAGTTCCCGCTTCTACGGCGACAGCGCGCCGGACAGCGTGCCGGGGGTGGCGGACGTGACGCGGCTCGCGATCGGACAGCGCAACGGCTGCTCGCTCGACACGAAGGGCAAGGTGGAGTGCTGGGTGCCGGATCATGACCTGGAGCTGAAACAGGTCTCCGGGCTGCCCAAGGCCGAGGACCTCGCGGGTGGGGAGCACCAGGGGTGTGCCCGTGTCGAGGGCGGCCGGGTGTACTGCTGGGATTGGAAGAGCGGTGCCAATGACCAGGATTTCGTGGCCACCGAGGTCGAGGGCCTCTCCGGCGTCGTCCAGCTCGCCATGGGTGGGCTGCACACGTGCGCGAGGATGGAGGATGGGACGGTGCGCTGCTGGGGGGACAACACGGACGGGCAGCTCGGTGTCAGCGACATGGGCCGTGTGACCACCCCCACGCCTGTGCCGGGCCTGGAGGGCGTGGCCGAGCTCGCGCTGGGGACGGTGCACACGTGCGCGAGGATGGAGGATGGGACGGTGCGCTGCTGGGGAAACAACTCGGCGGGGCAGCTCGGCGGCAGTGGGCCAGCCACGTCCACGCCGACGCCCGTGGTGGGCCTGGAGAACGTGGCCGGGCTGGCGCTGGGCGAGAAGCACACCTGTGTCCGCTTCGAGAATGGCACGGTGAGCTGCTGGGGCGGCAACGAGCACGGGCAGCTCGGTGATGGCACCACGTCCTCGCGCTCCTCCCCGGCTCCGGTCAAGGAACTCTCGGACGTGGTGAAGCTCACCTGCGGCGACAACCACGCCTGCGCCCAGCTCGAGGACGGGGGCATCCGTTGCTGGGGCGATGGCGCGCAGGGACAGATCGGTGACGGCGAATTCAAGGACCGCACCCGGCCGACGTCGGTGAACACGGCCTCCTCTACCCTGATCGAGGAGTGA
- a CDS encoding M14 family metallopeptidase, with amino-acid sequence MTAPATPQELFALWADVRLQGLPPPALVRHPHVQSQLRRLHQSAPDLFQVEEVGRSVEGRPLHLVRVGSGPRHILLWSQMHGDEPTATTALLDLFEFLRLHRAHPRVARLLSALTLHAVPMLNPDGAERFQRRNAQGIDVNRDALALQTPEGRTLKALRDRLQPSLGFNLHNQSWRTAVGDGSRRPASISLLAPPFDASRSDNPGRVLAKKVCAVIRDALEPLAPGQIGRYDDSFETRAFGDNLVRWGTPTVLIETGPWPSAEPDEPLLRLNFVALVSALEALSTGAVEHANLERYESIPLNDSKGMLHLVIRGAHVFGEAGDAFLADVGVAAAQAVRTREGSASVVLSGSIEELGDLRVYGAVEEVDGTGLTAAPLPSRDVKVGDTLPPPPRSELSLRVGLPAELMLLRPVEPQGNYRVERILRYER; translated from the coding sequence GTGACCGCCCCCGCCACACCCCAGGAGCTCTTCGCCCTCTGGGCCGACGTCCGCCTCCAGGGCCTGCCGCCTCCCGCGCTCGTCCGCCACCCCCACGTACAGTCACAGCTCCGCCGGCTCCACCAGTCGGCGCCGGACCTCTTCCAGGTGGAAGAGGTAGGACGCTCCGTGGAAGGCCGCCCGCTCCACCTCGTCCGCGTGGGCTCCGGCCCCCGCCACATCCTCCTCTGGTCCCAGATGCACGGGGACGAGCCCACCGCCACCACGGCCCTGTTGGACCTCTTCGAGTTCCTCCGTCTCCACCGCGCCCACCCCCGCGTGGCCCGGCTGCTCTCCGCGCTCACCCTGCACGCCGTGCCCATGCTCAACCCCGACGGCGCCGAGCGCTTCCAGCGCCGCAACGCACAGGGCATCGACGTCAACCGCGACGCGCTCGCGCTCCAGACGCCCGAGGGCCGCACCCTCAAGGCGCTCCGCGACAGGCTCCAGCCGTCGCTCGGCTTCAACCTCCACAACCAGAGCTGGCGCACGGCGGTGGGCGACGGCTCGCGCCGGCCCGCTTCCATCTCCCTGCTCGCCCCTCCCTTCGACGCGTCGCGTAGCGACAACCCGGGCCGGGTGCTCGCCAAGAAGGTCTGCGCCGTCATCCGCGACGCCCTCGAGCCGCTCGCTCCCGGGCAGATCGGCCGCTACGACGACTCCTTCGAGACCCGCGCCTTCGGCGACAACCTGGTGCGCTGGGGCACGCCCACCGTGCTCATCGAGACCGGCCCGTGGCCCTCGGCCGAGCCCGACGAGCCGCTGCTCCGGCTCAACTTCGTGGCCCTGGTGTCCGCCCTGGAGGCCCTCTCCACGGGCGCGGTGGAGCACGCGAACCTCGAGCGCTACGAGTCCATCCCCCTCAATGACAGCAAGGGCATGCTGCACCTCGTCATCCGCGGCGCCCACGTCTTCGGCGAGGCGGGGGATGCCTTCCTCGCGGACGTGGGCGTGGCCGCGGCCCAGGCGGTGCGCACCCGCGAGGGCTCGGCCTCTGTCGTGCTCTCGGGCTCCATCGAGGAGCTGGGCGACCTGCGCGTCTACGGCGCCGTGGAGGAGGTGGATGGCACCGGGCTCACCGCCGCGCCGCTGCCTTCCCGGGACGTGAAGGTGGGGGACACGCTGCCGCCGCCGCCCCGGAGTGAGCTCTCCCTGCGGGTGGGCCTGCCCGCGGAGCTGATGTTGCTGCGACCCGTGGAGCCTCAAGGGAATTACCGCGTGGAGCGAATCCTTCGCTACGAGCGCTGA
- a CDS encoding alanine/glycine:cation symporter family protein — protein sequence MLPEPIRNAIDVASNAVWGPWTMALLLGTGVFLTIRLRFVQVMRFREGLRAMVPAQASGAGTLSPFQAFMTALGASIGTGNIAGVATAIVSGGPGALFWIWVYGFFATAIKFCEAVLGIQYRKVNGDRLSAGPMHYLKDGLGSPKLAWLYAAIAGVAALTTTPFTQPNSIAVVWQSQFNIPPLYSGLGLAVLTWLVVIGGVKSIGRAAEKLAPLKVGLYLVGGLIVILTHAAQLPSVFALILREAFSMEAAGGGALGVGMMTAMRYGIARGIYANEAGYGTAAVAYGTAQTDAPVKQGLQAVMEVFIVSCVTSTISALVILASGAWTSGLTSTAVVAQAFNTAIPTVGGWVVAFCAFLFGYTTLIGWAYYGEQFLEYAFGLRITKPYRWIYCGLVVFGAIGKVETIWAWGDLMNGLQVFPNIVGLIGLSGVAASVLRQPKAQGSQGSTAAPMA from the coding sequence ATGCTGCCCGAACCCATCCGCAACGCGATCGACGTAGCCAGTAATGCCGTGTGGGGCCCCTGGACGATGGCCCTCTTGCTGGGAACTGGTGTGTTCCTGACGATCCGGCTGCGGTTCGTTCAGGTGATGCGCTTCCGGGAGGGGTTGAGGGCCATGGTGCCGGCCCAGGCGAGCGGCGCTGGGACGCTGAGCCCCTTCCAGGCCTTCATGACGGCGCTCGGCGCGTCGATTGGTACGGGCAACATCGCGGGCGTGGCCACGGCCATCGTGAGCGGCGGGCCGGGCGCGCTGTTCTGGATCTGGGTGTACGGCTTCTTCGCCACGGCCATCAAGTTCTGCGAGGCCGTGCTGGGCATCCAGTACCGCAAGGTGAACGGGGACCGGCTGTCGGCGGGTCCCATGCACTACCTGAAGGACGGGCTGGGCTCGCCGAAGCTCGCGTGGCTCTACGCGGCCATCGCGGGAGTGGCCGCGCTCACGACGACGCCCTTCACCCAGCCCAACTCCATCGCCGTGGTGTGGCAGAGCCAGTTCAACATTCCCCCGCTGTACTCGGGCCTGGGGCTCGCGGTGCTCACGTGGCTGGTGGTGATTGGCGGCGTGAAGAGCATTGGCCGCGCGGCGGAGAAGCTCGCGCCGTTGAAGGTGGGGCTGTACCTGGTGGGAGGGCTCATCGTCATCCTCACGCACGCGGCGCAGTTGCCGTCGGTGTTCGCGCTCATCCTGCGCGAGGCGTTCTCCATGGAGGCCGCTGGGGGCGGTGCGCTCGGCGTGGGGATGATGACGGCGATGCGCTACGGGATCGCCCGGGGCATCTACGCCAACGAGGCGGGGTATGGCACGGCGGCGGTGGCGTACGGCACGGCGCAGACGGATGCACCGGTGAAGCAGGGGCTCCAAGCGGTGATGGAGGTGTTCATCGTCTCGTGCGTCACCTCGACCATCAGCGCGCTGGTGATTCTGGCGAGCGGTGCGTGGACGTCCGGGCTCACGAGCACGGCGGTGGTGGCGCAGGCGTTCAACACGGCGATTCCCACGGTGGGCGGGTGGGTGGTGGCCTTCTGCGCCTTCTTGTTCGGCTACACCACGCTGATCGGCTGGGCGTATTACGGCGAGCAGTTCCTCGAGTACGCCTTCGGCCTGCGCATCACCAAACCCTACCGGTGGATCTACTGCGGCCTGGTCGTCTTCGGCGCCATCGGCAAGGTGGAGACCATCTGGGCCTGGGGAGACCTGATGAATGGCCTGCAGGTGTTCCCCAACATCGTGGGACTGATTGGCTTGAGCGGCGTGGCGGCCTCGGTGCTGCGCCAGCCCAAGGCCCAGGGGTCACAGGGCAGCACCGCCGCGCCCATGGCCTGA
- a CDS encoding glycosyltransferase: MPSGPRILLIAERFPPDLGGLARSGARTAGSLARLDAQVDVLTWTRTLPPGALQTLDAGEVAASARGATLHRLGLFGQTDTSMQHTLDVLDFLHSRHHYQLVWGHYLSPPGFMAVTFAGLAGIPSTVSARGNDVDQAMFPPGDFARLLWTLQRATVLTAASGDLGRKMAMLLGCDPGIEVIPNAVDTTLFHPGPADPALRERLGIAPGELVLGFSGELRHKKGVPFLLSALSEVRKVRPACLLVIGEVRSREQEHLTTFRAEHPEDAARVLVTGRLDAPEDVAAHLRLCDVYLQPSLWDGMPNAMLEAMACARVVVASDAGGIPEAIDSGHNGFLVPKALLNHLGQAVVDVLSLSEERRAAIGAAARARIEERFQARAEAEALQRVLDRTIPKASS, from the coding sequence ATGCCGAGCGGCCCACGCATCCTCCTCATCGCGGAACGCTTCCCTCCTGACCTGGGAGGACTCGCGCGCAGCGGCGCACGTACCGCGGGCTCCCTGGCCCGGCTCGATGCCCAGGTGGACGTGCTCACCTGGACCCGGACCCTGCCCCCCGGCGCCCTCCAGACGCTCGACGCGGGCGAGGTCGCCGCCTCCGCACGCGGGGCCACGCTGCACCGGCTCGGCCTCTTCGGCCAGACGGACACCTCCATGCAGCACACGCTCGACGTGCTCGACTTCCTGCACTCGCGGCACCACTACCAGCTCGTCTGGGGGCACTACCTCTCGCCCCCGGGCTTCATGGCCGTCACCTTCGCCGGGCTCGCCGGCATCCCCTCCACCGTCAGCGCCCGCGGCAACGACGTGGACCAGGCCATGTTCCCCCCGGGTGACTTCGCCCGCCTCCTCTGGACCCTCCAGCGCGCCACCGTCCTCACCGCCGCCTCGGGAGACCTCGGACGCAAGATGGCCATGCTGCTCGGATGCGACCCGGGCATCGAGGTCATCCCCAACGCCGTGGACACCACCCTCTTCCACCCCGGCCCGGCGGACCCCGCGCTGCGCGAGCGCCTCGGCATCGCGCCCGGAGAGCTCGTGCTCGGCTTCTCCGGAGAGCTGCGCCACAAGAAGGGCGTCCCCTTCCTCCTGTCCGCCCTCTCCGAGGTGCGCAAGGTGCGGCCCGCCTGTCTGCTCGTCATCGGCGAGGTGCGCTCCCGCGAGCAGGAGCACCTCACCACCTTCCGCGCCGAGCACCCCGAGGATGCCGCGCGCGTGCTCGTCACCGGCCGGCTCGATGCGCCCGAGGACGTGGCCGCCCACCTGCGGCTGTGCGACGTCTACCTCCAGCCCTCGCTCTGGGATGGCATGCCCAACGCGATGCTCGAGGCCATGGCGTGTGCCCGCGTGGTCGTCGCCAGCGACGCGGGCGGCATCCCCGAGGCCATCGACTCCGGGCACAACGGTTTCCTCGTGCCCAAGGCGCTCCTCAACCACCTGGGACAGGCAGTCGTCGACGTGCTGAGCCTGTCCGAGGAGCGCAGGGCCGCCATCGGCGCCGCGGCCCGTGCCCGCATCGAGGAGCGCTTTCAGGCGCGGGCCGAGGCCGAGGCGCTCCAGCGCGTGCTGGACCGCACCATCCCGAAGGCCTCCTCGTAG
- a CDS encoding dipeptide epimerase, with protein MSLPMDVRVIELPLRHAWTISRGTSTSKRNVIVELREGNLVGRGEAAPNVRYGESAETVTAALEKLAPALDGDPRHFRLLSERIEEALPGNHAAKAALDIALHDLAGKRLGVPLYRMLGLDPSRMPITSFSIGIDDPAAMAQKVREAEPYPVLKIKLGAQSVREMFGAVRAATPKTVRVDANEAWTPDEALKHIEWLATQGVELVEQPLPAADVEGAKWLRQRSPLPLVADEALMMASDVPKLAEGYHGINVKLQKCGGIREALRIIETARSCGLKIMLGCMVETSVGIAAGAHLGPLVDWLDLDGNLLISAEPFQGHPVVDGHIRLGEGHGLGVEPRSAP; from the coding sequence ATGTCACTTCCGATGGATGTCCGAGTCATCGAGCTACCCCTCCGCCACGCCTGGACGATCTCGCGGGGGACCAGCACTTCGAAGCGCAACGTCATCGTCGAGCTGCGTGAGGGCAACCTCGTAGGCCGCGGCGAGGCCGCCCCCAACGTGCGCTACGGCGAGTCCGCCGAGACGGTGACGGCCGCGCTCGAGAAGCTCGCCCCGGCGCTCGATGGCGACCCGCGTCATTTCCGCCTCCTGTCCGAGCGCATCGAGGAGGCCCTGCCGGGCAACCACGCGGCGAAGGCGGCGCTGGACATCGCGCTGCACGACCTGGCGGGCAAGCGCCTCGGGGTGCCGCTCTACCGGATGCTGGGCTTGGATCCCTCGCGCATGCCCATCACGTCGTTCTCCATCGGCATCGACGATCCGGCGGCCATGGCCCAGAAGGTGCGGGAGGCCGAGCCGTACCCGGTGTTGAAGATCAAACTGGGCGCGCAGTCGGTGCGCGAGATGTTCGGCGCGGTGCGGGCCGCCACGCCCAAGACGGTGCGGGTGGATGCCAACGAGGCGTGGACGCCGGACGAGGCGTTGAAGCACATCGAGTGGCTGGCGACGCAGGGCGTGGAGCTGGTGGAGCAGCCGTTGCCCGCGGCGGATGTCGAGGGCGCGAAGTGGTTGCGCCAGCGCTCGCCGCTGCCGCTGGTGGCGGACGAGGCGTTGATGATGGCCTCGGACGTGCCGAAGCTGGCCGAGGGCTACCACGGCATCAACGTGAAGCTGCAGAAGTGCGGCGGCATCCGCGAGGCGCTGCGCATCATCGAGACGGCGCGCTCCTGCGGGTTGAAGATCATGCTGGGGTGCATGGTGGAGACGTCGGTGGGCATCGCCGCGGGCGCGCACCTGGGGCCCCTGGTGGACTGGCTGGACCTGGACGGCAACCTGCTCATCTCGGCGGAGCCCTTCCAGGGGCATCCCGTGGTGGACGGGCACATCCGCCTGGGTGAGGGACACGGACTGGGCGTGGAGCCGCGGTCCGCTCCATGA